The Gammaproteobacteria bacterium genome contains a region encoding:
- a CDS encoding ParA family protein, with protein MKSRIIAVANQKGGVGKTTTSVNLAASMAATKRRVLLVDLDPQGNATAGSGLDKRQLEHSAAEVLLGECAAAEALVGIQSGYDLLPGNTDLTRCEVALFQTEGRESRLREALAGVRERYHFVFIDCPPALNMLTVNALVMADSVMIPVQCEYYALEGLSALMETIRGIERYFNPSLRIEGLLRTMYDGRNNLANEVSAQLLQHYGDKVYRTVIPRNVRLAEAPSYGQPILNYDKSSQGAVAYLALAGEMLRRAGAETAATPA; from the coding sequence ATCCAGGATCATCGCGGTCGCCAACCAGAAGGGCGGCGTAGGCAAAACCACGACCAGCGTCAACCTGGCCGCCTCGATGGCGGCCACCAAACGCCGGGTGCTGCTGGTAGATCTGGACCCGCAGGGCAACGCCACGGCGGGCAGCGGCCTGGACAAGCGGCAGCTGGAGCACAGCGCCGCGGAAGTGCTGCTGGGAGAATGCGCCGCCGCCGAGGCCCTGGTCGGCATCCAAAGCGGCTACGATCTGCTGCCCGGCAACACCGACCTCACCCGCTGCGAGGTAGCCCTGTTCCAGACCGAGGGCCGCGAATCGCGCCTGCGCGAGGCCCTGGCCGGGGTGCGGGAACGCTACCACTTCGTCTTTATAGACTGCCCGCCGGCTCTGAACATGCTCACCGTCAACGCGCTGGTGATGGCCGACTCCGTCATGATCCCCGTTCAATGCGAGTACTACGCCCTCGAAGGGCTGAGCGCCCTCATGGAAACGATTCGGGGCATCGAGCGCTACTTCAACCCCTCCCTGCGCATTGAGGGCCTGTTGCGCACCATGTACGACGGCCGCAACAATCTGGCCAACGAGGTATCGGCGCAGCTGCTGCAACACTACGGCGACAAAGTCTATCGCACCGTGATCCCGCGCAATGTGCGCCTGGCCGAAGCGCCCAGCTACGGCCAGCCCATCCTGAATTACGACAAATCCTCCCAGGGCGCGGTCGCCTATCTGGCCCTGGCCGGCGAGATGCTGCGCCGCGCCGGCGCGGAAACGGCCGCGACTCCGGCCTGA
- a CDS encoding ParB/RepB/Spo0J family partition protein, translating to MAKRKRLGKGLEALLGVEPGADAEGLRELAPDRIRVGRFQPRRRIPPETLKELADSIRGHGVVQPIVVRPLDGNAYELIAGERRWRAAQQAGLKRIPALVRPLSDREASLIGLIENLRREDLNPLETARGIERLIREFKMSHAQVATQLGSSRPAVSNLLRLLTLAPEVRQRVEDGELQMGHARALLSLPAAAQRRTAAAVARKGLSVRETEELARRAAAGEGKDAAGGGKKGRGRAAASPDPNIRKLETRLSERLAAPVAIRHGRRGGGGGVVQIRYASLEELDGILQKIGQGK from the coding sequence ATGGCAAAGCGCAAGCGTCTGGGGAAGGGACTGGAGGCCCTGCTGGGCGTAGAGCCGGGCGCGGACGCGGAGGGCCTGCGCGAACTGGCGCCCGACCGGATCCGGGTGGGGCGCTTTCAACCCCGGCGGCGCATCCCGCCGGAAACGCTGAAGGAACTGGCCGACTCCATTCGCGGCCACGGCGTCGTACAGCCCATCGTGGTGCGCCCCCTGGACGGCAACGCCTACGAACTGATCGCTGGCGAGCGCCGCTGGCGGGCCGCCCAACAGGCCGGGCTGAAACGCATCCCGGCGCTGGTGCGGCCGCTGTCCGACCGCGAGGCGTCCTTGATCGGGCTGATCGAGAACCTGCGCCGGGAAGACCTCAACCCGCTGGAGACGGCGCGCGGCATCGAGCGCCTGATCCGGGAATTCAAGATGAGCCACGCCCAGGTCGCCACCCAGCTCGGCAGTTCCCGCCCGGCGGTGAGCAACCTGTTGCGCCTGCTGACGCTGGCCCCCGAGGTGCGGCAGCGGGTGGAGGACGGCGAACTGCAAATGGGGCATGCCCGGGCCCTGCTCTCTCTGCCCGCCGCGGCGCAGCGGCGCACGGCGGCGGCGGTGGCGCGCAAGGGGCTCTCCGTGCGCGAGACCGAAGAGCTGGCGCGCCGCGCGGCGGCCGGGGAAGGCAAAGACGCGGCCGGCGGCGGCAAGAAGGGCCGGGGCCGGGCGGCGGCATCCCCGGACCCCAACATCCGCAAGCTGGAGACGCGCCTGTCCGAGCGTCTGGCCGCCCCGGTGGCCATCCGGCACGGGCGGCGCGGCGGCGGCGGCGGCGTCGTGCAGATCCGCTACGCCTCTCTGGAGGAGCTGGACGGCATCCTGCAGAAGATCGGGCAGGGCAAATGA